TAGTGTCAGAACGAACTCGCCCTGACTTCTGAACAGCTCGGGTAAACAGAAACTCCTTCTGATTTTAGAACAGATGGAGATAACTGTGTAACCTGCTCCAAGAAAAAACAGAATGAAAATGGATGAGAatgagatatatacatatgttcTCTTGCATGGAAGAGGTATATATTCTTTCTCAGATACATAATTGAAAAACATTGTTACAGGAATTGACAACCAACAAAACATCTCTGACAGCTGATTTGTCAATAGATCCTAAATATTATATGACCAATACCAGGTAATAAAACCAAGTTGCTTTCTATTTATGCTTAATAGCTTTAGTGGCATTATTCAACTATGTTATGTGGTCAGAACAAAATACAGATGAACTTTGGCAATAGGTCACTACTACATATATAGCGACTCTACCAGGCACATAACAGAAAAAAAGTTGTTACCAGCTCATGAAGTAGATCAGGCTGTTCTTCAAACAGTTTGGGTAAGTTTTTTCTCATAGATTCTTCCAGCTTTACTGCTTCACCACTGGGAACACCATACCAAacttttggttcaccaaaatgcATGTAATTCAGAGAATAAAGAAAATGGTCTTCAACATGCTGCAGCAAAGTCATATAAAAAGATAAATTAGAATGCGCTCCATGAACAAAATTGTCATAAGTCGCTTAATTATATGTACTTTTGTTCCAACCACCATATATCAATCTACTCCAAACCGAATACTGAACAGCGCCCACACTAGACAATTATTTTTTGCAAAGTCAACCCTAATATATAGAATCTCTTTACTGAGTAAGGGATCCACATTTCATGAGAGAAATGTGGAAACAGATTAGCTAAGAATCTTACCCAGCAAAATGAAGAGAAGCACATTCCTACATAAAGCCATGGAACTACAACACCAGGTATATCCTCGCCTTCAAACGAGGTAACAGAGCCTGGCAGCCGTGGCAGAAAATTCAAGTTCCAACCAGACAAACCATATGGATCTTGCTTATTTCCATCCGAAGAAGATACTTCAACAAAACCACTACCAAACGTTGCAGTGTCCAAATCAGCACCATAATCCACCTAGGCACAGGAAGTTTGACATATATAAGTAATAATTTGATACAATACATAAGAACATAACCTGCTTATAATCTACAGACATACCTCAACTTCATCAGTTGACCCTACGACTATCCGCCAATATTCGCCCTCAATTTCCTCCACTGATGGTTCCCATATTTTTATGTGGTTTCTAATATCCGAAATGGAAATTTCATCACTCCCTTTCATTCCAAAATATTCCTGCTTGAACCCATCAGCGTATTTCTGAAACTCCGCTAACGTGAAATCAGACCCAGATTGAAAGCCAAATTTCTCTTCGGAGTCCTCACTCGAACTAGGACGCCTGTGTGTATCCCAAACCTCAgtctctttcttctctttcttttcctctgAACTCGAGATTGTGTTGTTTTCTTTGTGGGCTCCCTgttttgaagcttgtcaacttgttgAACTCGAGTATTGAACTCTGTAGTTTCCCAGAAACTCTTCTCCTTCAGAGGACACGGAGGTTTCCAAGAAGATGGTGGGATAATACGACAAATTCCATATCTTTCTGCCTGTGGACGAATGCTAGCAATGTACCCAATTGGATCCTTAAATTCCTGtcagaaaaaatattattcaaaTGAAACTATAATGT
Above is a genomic segment from Miscanthus floridulus cultivar M001 chromosome 3, ASM1932011v1, whole genome shotgun sequence containing:
- the LOC136544911 gene encoding LOW QUALITY PROTEIN: lysine-specific demethylase JMJ18-like (The sequence of the model RefSeq protein was modified relative to this genomic sequence to represent the inferred CDS: inserted 1 base in 1 codon; deleted 4 bases in 2 codons) codes for the protein MLSTSAEAGPTRHGEKKKRMRCGGGGAVASPEPSAMAVASQTCGKWRPDESQRPEIDNAPIFTPTEEEFKDPIGYIASIRPQAERYGICRIIPPSSWKPPCPLKEKSFWETTEFNTRVQQVDKLQNREPTKKTTQSRVQRKRKRRKRLRFGXTHRRPSSSEDSEEKFGFQSGSDFTLAEFQKYADGFKQEYFGMKGSDEISISDIRNHIKIWEPSVEEIEGEYWRIVVGSTDEVEVDYGADLDTATFGSGFVEVSSSDGNKQDPYGLSGWNLNFLPRLPGSVTSFEGEDIPGVVVPWLYVGMCFSSFCWHVEDHFLYSLNYMHFGEPKVWYGVPSGEAVKLEESMRKNLPKLFEEQPDLLHELVTQLSPSVLKSEGVSVYELFRSQGEFVLTLPRAYHSGFNCGFNCAEAVNVAPVDWLPHGQCAVELYREQRRKTSISHDKLLLKAAKEAARQLWMNHKSGKGEYRWLNTCGKDGVLTSAIKTRVKMEGAAWEVNAPLKSKKMDKDYDSTDRECFSCSYDLHLSAVSCQCRPNRFACSNHINLLCSCGMDRKTAFFRYSMEELNTLVAALEGDPAAVCWWGQDNRTVGLVCPSGWFCAGAAQEDGLMSKHR